CACCCCATATGGGAAGCGAATCATCAACATCCGTTTGTGCAAGAGATAGGTGAGGGCACTTTAGATGTAAAGAAGTTCAGATACTTTATGATTCAAGACTATTTATATCTTAAAGACTTTGCCAAGCTATTTGCCTTAGGGGCGGTTAAGGCTGACGATGTGCGCACCATGGGGGAGTTTGCCAAATTGCTAGACGCTACGCTCAATGTAGAGATGGATGTTCACCGTCAATATGCCAAAAAGTTTGATATTACCGCTGAGGAATTAGAGGAAGCAGAGCCGGCAGCGGTGACGCTTGCTTACTCTCATTACATGCTTCAAGTCGCACAAAACGGGACCCTACCTGAACTGATTTGTGCTCTTTTACCCTGTATGTGGAGTTACTCTGAAATAGGGAAAGCGTTAAGTGAGATCCCTGGTGCGAGTGAGCATGAGTTCTATGGCGAATGGGTCCAAATGTATGCCTCTGAAGAGTTTGGTCAACTAGCGAATTGGCTTATTGATGAGCTTAATCTTCTAACTGAAGGGAAGCCTGAGCAAGAGTTGGCCCACTTAGAGAATATATTCGTGCGCACGAGTAAGTTTGAGTACATGTTCTGGGATATGGCGTATCAAGAACAAACATGGCCTGTGTCTAACGAAGGGCTTGTCACAAAATAAAAATGGAACGTGTTTTACGCGTCGGCTAGGACACGGGAAGGAGTTATGACAATGAAAAAAAGATTAACACTCACAGATATCCTGGTCACCATTGTTATCTCTGTGGTTTTTGCTATTATTTATAAGCTTTGGGGGCCCGTTTCAGATTTAGTGTCTCCCCTCGGTTTACACTTCGATGAACTGATATACGGTATGTGGTTTATTGCAGCTACGGTAGCATTTCTAATCATACGCAAACCGGGGGTGGCCCTTCTAGCCGAAACGGCGGCTGCTTCTGGGGAATATATTGTAGGTTCTCAGTACGGCCTAGAAGTCTTACTGTACGGTGTATTGCAGGGGCTTGGGGCAGAAATTATTTTCGCGCTATTCCTTTACCGCTCGTTCAGCATATTTACTGCATCGCTCGCAGCGTTAGGGGCCACAGCAGGGTCCTTCGTCATGGATGTCCTGAGGGGCTATATTACAGATCTCGAGCCTTGGAATCTTGTGCTATTAGTCACTGCCCGAAGTGTCGGTGCGATTGTTATTGCGGGAGTGTTTGCATACTATCTGGTGAAGGC
The genomic region above belongs to Caldalkalibacillus salinus and contains:
- the tenA gene encoding thiaminase II: MTFTDRLHQKVHPIWEANHQHPFVQEIGEGTLDVKKFRYFMIQDYLYLKDFAKLFALGAVKADDVRTMGEFAKLLDATLNVEMDVHRQYAKKFDITAEELEEAEPAAVTLAYSHYMLQVAQNGTLPELICALLPCMWSYSEIGKALSEIPGASEHEFYGEWVQMYASEEFGQLANWLIDELNLLTEGKPEQELAHLENIFVRTSKFEYMFWDMAYQEQTWPVSNEGLVTK
- a CDS encoding ECF transporter S component, whose translation is MKKRLTLTDILVTIVISVVFAIIYKLWGPVSDLVSPLGLHFDELIYGMWFIAATVAFLIIRKPGVALLAETAAASGEYIVGSQYGLEVLLYGVLQGLGAEIIFALFLYRSFSIFTASLAALGATAGSFVMDVLRGYITDLEPWNLVLLVTARSVGAIVIAGVFAYYLVKAIEKTGVTDSLRPVSSQDYKALDEDL